One window of Dechloromonas sp. ZY10 genomic DNA carries:
- the selB gene encoding selenocysteine-specific translation elongation factor, whose protein sequence is MIVGTAGHIDHGKTTLVKALTGIDCDRLKEEKARGITVDLGYAYTPLASGETLGFIDVPGHEKLIHNMLAGATGIDFALLVIAADDGPMPQTREHLEIVELLGIRQGAVALSKSDLVTVDRLEQAKSEIRELLAGTALAAAPLFPVAASGGPEGQGVHELRAHLEMAADALGQQAPVGGFRLAVDRCFTLSGAGTVVTGTAFAGSVQVGDQLLLSPSGQPVRVRSLRVQDRAAEGGQSGQRIALALAGVEKAEVARGMWLLAPALHAPTRRFDARVRVLAGQAPLKHWTQVHCHLGAEDVPARVALLAGDEIAPGEENWVQITVDREIGALCGDRFILRDASARHTLGGGVVLDAAPPTRKKRSPERLALLAALADPDPARALQLAAEQQPAGLALSAYAQNRNLLPERLQALCRQLGLIVVGDSAFAPAVWQGLADKLLAALAAEHERAPDMPGVERDRLRRLTLPTLARPAFDALLAAPLAAGLIAQTHAWLHLPEHRVQLAAADRELWATLQPLLAATPYGPPRVRDVAKATGIGEETVRALFKRVARFGEAYPVAHDHYFTAEAVADLARRVAALNARDGCARAAPLRDEIGGGRKVAIHILEFFDRIGYTRRVRDTHVLRGSPAQFG, encoded by the coding sequence ATGATCGTCGGCACCGCCGGTCACATCGACCACGGCAAAACCACGCTGGTCAAAGCCCTGACCGGCATTGATTGCGACCGCCTGAAGGAAGAGAAGGCGCGCGGGATCACCGTTGATCTCGGTTACGCCTACACGCCGCTGGCTTCCGGCGAGACGCTCGGTTTCATCGACGTGCCGGGGCACGAGAAGCTGATCCACAACATGCTCGCCGGGGCGACCGGGATCGACTTCGCGCTGCTGGTGATCGCCGCCGACGACGGGCCGATGCCGCAGACCCGCGAGCATCTGGAGATTGTCGAGCTGCTCGGCATCCGCCAGGGGGCGGTGGCGCTGAGCAAATCCGATCTGGTCACGGTCGACCGGCTGGAACAGGCAAAAAGCGAGATTCGTGAGTTGCTTGCCGGCACCGCGCTGGCCGCTGCGCCGCTGTTTCCGGTGGCGGCCAGCGGCGGGCCGGAGGGGCAGGGCGTTCACGAATTGCGCGCGCATCTCGAAATGGCGGCGGATGCCTTGGGGCAGCAGGCGCCGGTCGGCGGCTTCCGGCTGGCGGTGGACCGCTGCTTTACCCTGAGTGGCGCCGGCACGGTGGTGACCGGCACCGCCTTTGCCGGCAGCGTGCAGGTCGGTGATCAACTGCTGCTTTCGCCGTCCGGGCAGCCGGTGCGGGTGCGCAGCCTGCGCGTGCAGGACCGGGCGGCAGAAGGCGGCCAGTCCGGGCAGCGGATTGCGCTGGCGCTGGCCGGCGTTGAAAAGGCCGAGGTCGCGCGCGGGATGTGGCTGCTGGCACCGGCCTTGCACGCGCCGACCCGGCGTTTCGATGCGCGGGTGCGGGTGCTGGCCGGGCAGGCGCCGCTCAAGCACTGGACGCAGGTGCATTGCCACCTCGGCGCCGAGGATGTGCCGGCGCGGGTGGCCTTGCTCGCCGGCGACGAAATCGCGCCGGGCGAAGAAAATTGGGTGCAAATCACGGTCGACCGTGAAATCGGCGCACTTTGCGGCGACCGCTTCATCCTCCGCGACGCCAGCGCCCGCCATACGCTGGGCGGTGGCGTGGTCCTCGACGCTGCGCCGCCCACGCGCAAGAAGCGCAGCCCGGAACGCCTGGCGCTGCTCGCGGCGCTGGCCGATCCCGACCCGGCGCGGGCCTTGCAGCTGGCCGCCGAACAGCAGCCGGCCGGGCTGGCGCTGAGCGCCTACGCGCAGAACCGCAACCTGTTGCCGGAGCGCTTGCAGGCCTTGTGCCGGCAACTGGGGCTGATCGTCGTCGGTGACAGCGCCTTTGCGCCGGCGGTGTGGCAGGGTTTGGCCGACAAGCTGCTCGCTGCGCTGGCTGCCGAGCACGAGCGGGCGCCCGACATGCCCGGCGTCGAGCGCGACCGCTTGCGCCGATTGACCTTGCCGACGCTGGCCCGGCCGGCCTTCGATGCCCTGCTGGCCGCGCCGCTGGCGGCTGGCTTGATCGCGCAGACCCATGCTTGGCTGCATTTGCCGGAACACCGAGTGCAATTGGCGGCGGCTGACCGCGAGTTGTGGGCAACCTTGCAGCCTTTGCTGGCGGCAACGCCCTACGGCCCACCGCGTGTGCGCGATGTAGCCAAGGCCACCGGCATCGGCGAGGAGACGGTGCGCGCCTTGTTCAAGCGGGTCGCACGCTTCGGCGAAGCTTACCCGGTGGCGCATGACCATTACTTCACCGCCGAGGCCGTTGCCGATCTGGCGCGCCGCGTTGCCGCGCTGAATGCTCGCGACGGTTGTGCCCGCGCTGCGCCCTTGCGCGATGAAATCGGTGGCGGGCGCAAAGTAGCCATCCATATCCTCGAATTCTTCGACCGCATCGGGTA
- a CDS encoding type II toxin-antitoxin system RelE/ParE family toxin — translation MSSLRFTASAENDLLEAWLYIAEKSPVAADRLLDQIAAEAQALLAHPAQGRRRDELASGLRSWPTATAYLLYYFIDDTGIVVARVLHHARDVPAIECWPIQ, via the coding sequence GTGAGTTCCCTGCGTTTTACGGCCAGCGCCGAAAACGACTTGCTGGAAGCCTGGCTGTATATCGCCGAGAAGAGTCCGGTGGCGGCGGATCGCCTGCTCGACCAGATCGCTGCCGAGGCGCAGGCCTTGCTCGCGCATCCTGCCCAAGGGCGGCGGCGCGATGAGCTGGCTTCCGGTTTGCGTAGTTGGCCGACCGCGACGGCCTATCTGCTGTATTACTTCATCGACGATACCGGCATCGTGGTTGCACGGGTCTTGCACCATGCGCGCGACGTGCCGGCTATCGAGTGCTGGCCAATCCAGTAA
- a CDS encoding type II toxin-antitoxin system ParD family antitoxin, with product MSLNVSLPPELEKRVRQHVESGLYSSASEVIREALRLFEAYQGVQAANLVALKADIAAGVEDMAAGRVRELNLAELKQRGRVLLAESDATK from the coding sequence ATGTCGCTCAACGTTTCCTTGCCGCCTGAACTGGAAAAGCGCGTGCGTCAGCACGTCGAGTCCGGCCTCTACAGTTCGGCGAGTGAAGTCATCCGTGAAGCCTTGCGCCTGTTCGAGGCCTATCAGGGCGTGCAGGCGGCGAACCTGGTGGCGCTCAAGGCGGATATCGCTGCAGGTGTGGAGGATATGGCGGCTGGCCGGGTACGCGAACTCAATCTGGCGGAACTGAAGCAACGTGGCCGCGTCCTGTTGGCAGAAAGTGACGCCACCAAGTGA
- a CDS encoding flavodoxin family protein: MSHFLFLNASTREPGHVGNSETLARQAAAALPAGSAQTWLKLAELELPPFVDLRHTAGSYPLPEGDLKTLLDATLAATDLVFVSPVYWFSIPSPAKTYLDHWSAWLRVPGVDFKEKMAGKRLWVIATSGNRERAQPMFDSYRLCAEFLGMQFMPPLWGKGGAPGAVLDDGEALAAAQAYFGEPALA; the protein is encoded by the coding sequence ATGTCGCATTTCCTCTTCCTCAACGCCTCCACCCGCGAACCTGGCCACGTCGGCAACAGCGAAACCCTAGCCCGGCAGGCTGCCGCCGCGCTACCGGCGGGCAGCGCGCAGACCTGGCTCAAGCTCGCCGAGCTCGAGCTGCCGCCCTTCGTCGACCTGCGCCACACCGCCGGCAGCTACCCGCTGCCCGAAGGCGACCTGAAAACCCTGCTTGACGCAACGCTGGCGGCGACTGACCTGGTCTTCGTCTCGCCGGTCTATTGGTTCTCGATCCCGTCGCCGGCCAAGACCTACCTCGACCACTGGAGCGCCTGGCTGCGCGTGCCCGGCGTCGACTTCAAGGAAAAGATGGCCGGCAAGCGGCTGTGGGTGATCGCCACCAGCGGCAACCGCGAGCGCGCGCAACCGATGTTCGACAGCTACCGCCTGTGCGCCGAGTTCCTCGGCATGCAGTTCATGCCACCGCTGTGGGGTAAAGGCGGGGCGCCGGGGGCGGTGCTGGACGATGGCGAGGCGCTGGCGGCGGCACAAGCCTATTTTGGCGAACCGGCACTGGCATAG
- a CDS encoding YnfA family protein, with product MRYVLLFALTAVAEIVGCYLPWLVLRQGRSAWLLLPAGLALALFAWLLTLHPSAAGRTYAAYGGMYIAVALAWLHFVDGLPLSRWDLAGAAVALCGMAIIALQPATS from the coding sequence TTGCGTTACGTCCTGTTGTTTGCGCTGACGGCGGTTGCCGAGATCGTCGGCTGCTACCTGCCGTGGCTGGTGCTCAGGCAGGGCCGTAGCGCCTGGCTGTTGTTGCCGGCCGGGCTGGCGCTGGCCTTGTTCGCCTGGCTGCTGACCCTGCACCCGAGCGCCGCCGGCCGCACCTACGCGGCTTACGGCGGGATGTACATCGCCGTCGCGCTGGCCTGGCTGCACTTTGTCGATGGCCTGCCGCTGAGCCGTTGGGACCTTGCCGGCGCCGCCGTGGCGCTGTGCGGGATGGCGATCATCGCGCTGCAACCGGCCACCTCCTGA
- a CDS encoding FAD-dependent oxidoreductase — protein sequence MTINRRQFLAASAALGVGSAIAQPTSPLPFLINMQSAPLLPKAAGKRVVICGGGWGGVTAAKHLRLLDPSLDVVLLERNPVFFSCPMSNKWLVDVVDAQFLTHSYLPVAQKYGYTYVQTEVTAFERDKKRVITAQGWVDYDYLIIGAGIRYNYETWFGNDRKAADYTKAMFPAAYIPNAEHFRLKQSIQNFEGGDLVMTLPPPPHRCPPSPYERACLIADLFKRRKVKGKITILDPKPSPAPITGGFKEAFENLYKDQIVYVPKATIQEVDPFNKKIKTAAGDFRFDHSILMAPHQAGDMAWKAGVIGKNAEGKPTGWAGVDPFFLNLKDDPDTYVIGDAVGVVSPLFNFYPKAGHVANAHARIVAKYIAERVKGREPKYALPDNLCFMMVNTEPREDIAVRFKYWVNDKGLIVQDQDDDNLRRDELVTEDFQWYGRMVEDMFG from the coding sequence ATGACGATCAACCGTCGCCAGTTTCTTGCCGCCAGCGCGGCCCTCGGGGTTGGCAGCGCCATCGCGCAGCCAACCAGTCCGCTGCCTTTCCTGATCAATATGCAATCCGCGCCGCTGTTGCCCAAGGCTGCCGGCAAACGGGTGGTGATTTGCGGTGGCGGCTGGGGCGGGGTCACCGCCGCCAAGCATCTGCGCCTGCTCGATCCCAGCCTCGATGTGGTGCTGCTCGAACGCAATCCGGTGTTCTTCTCGTGCCCGATGAGCAACAAGTGGCTGGTCGACGTGGTCGATGCCCAGTTCCTCACCCACAGCTACCTGCCGGTGGCGCAAAAGTATGGCTACACCTACGTCCAGACCGAAGTCACCGCCTTCGAGCGCGACAAGAAGCGGGTGATCACTGCTCAGGGCTGGGTCGATTACGACTACCTGATCATCGGCGCCGGCATCCGCTACAACTACGAAACCTGGTTCGGCAACGACCGCAAGGCCGCCGACTACACCAAGGCGATGTTCCCGGCCGCCTATATACCGAACGCCGAGCATTTCCGCCTCAAGCAGAGCATCCAGAACTTCGAGGGCGGCGACCTGGTGATGACCCTGCCGCCGCCGCCGCACCGCTGCCCGCCGTCGCCTTACGAGCGCGCCTGTCTGATCGCCGATTTGTTCAAGCGGCGCAAGGTCAAGGGCAAGATCACCATTCTCGACCCCAAACCGAGCCCGGCGCCGATTACCGGCGGCTTCAAGGAAGCCTTCGAGAATCTGTACAAGGACCAGATCGTTTACGTGCCCAAGGCGACGATTCAGGAAGTCGATCCCTTCAACAAGAAGATCAAGACCGCTGCTGGTGATTTCCGCTTCGATCATTCGATCCTGATGGCGCCGCACCAGGCTGGCGATATGGCGTGGAAGGCCGGGGTGATCGGCAAGAATGCCGAGGGCAAGCCGACCGGCTGGGCCGGTGTCGATCCCTTCTTCCTCAACCTCAAGGACGACCCGGACACTTACGTGATCGGCGACGCGGTCGGCGTGGTCTCGCCGCTGTTCAACTTCTACCCCAAGGCCGGCCACGTCGCCAACGCGCACGCGCGCATCGTCGCCAAGTACATTGCCGAGCGGGTCAAGGGCCGCGAGCCGAAGTACGCGCTGCCCGACAACCTCTGTTTCATGATGGTCAACACCGAGCCGCGCGAGGACATCGCGGTGCGCTTCAAGTACTGGGTCAACGACAAGGGCCTGATCGTGCAGGACCAGGACGACGACAACCTGCGCCGCGACGAACTGGTGACCGAGGACTTCCAGTGGTACGGCCGGATGGTCGAGGACATGTTCGGCTGA
- the selA gene encoding L-seryl-tRNA(Sec) selenium transferase, translating into MNQKRHLPAVDRVLGQLSELIDVHGRQLVTGCVRAELAAAREGLKHGLPLPEEAALLAAIRRRADELGRANLRPVFNLTGTVLHTNLGRALLAEEAIAAMVAAARAPCALEYDLETGGRGDRDDLVSGLLAELIADGDPNIAATIVNNNAAAVLLTLNALAQGKEAVVSRGELVEIGGAFRVPDVMRRAQVKLVEIGTTNRTHDKDYAEAIGPKTALLMKVHTSNYAVVGFTKAVEEKAIAGIAHAAGLPFVVDLGSGTLCDFAARGLPAEPTPQQALAAGADIVTFSGDKLLGGPQAGLIVGRKDLIAKIKKNPLKRALRVGKTTLAALEATLRLYRDPDRLAERLPTLRLLTRPAEEIAALGGRLQPAVQAALGALATVSVEACSSQIGSGALPVERLPSAALVIRPSAKKPGKTLLTVEAAFRRLPQPVIGYIRDDAYHLDLRCLDHCDEARFVAQLADLQF; encoded by the coding sequence ATGAATCAAAAAAGACATCTTCCTGCGGTCGACCGTGTGCTCGGCCAACTTTCCGAGCTGATCGACGTGCACGGCCGGCAACTGGTGACCGGCTGCGTCCGCGCCGAACTCGCCGCTGCCCGCGAAGGGCTCAAGCACGGCTTGCCGCTGCCCGAGGAGGCGGCTCTGCTTGCCGCGATCCGTCGCCGTGCCGACGAGCTCGGTCGGGCCAATCTGCGCCCGGTGTTCAACCTCACCGGCACTGTGCTGCACACCAATCTCGGCCGCGCACTGCTGGCCGAAGAGGCGATTGCGGCAATGGTCGCGGCGGCGCGGGCGCCTTGTGCGCTCGAATACGACCTGGAAACCGGAGGTCGCGGCGACCGCGACGATCTGGTTTCCGGCCTGCTCGCCGAGCTGATCGCCGACGGCGATCCGAACATCGCTGCGACCATCGTCAATAACAACGCTGCCGCCGTGCTGCTGACGCTGAATGCGCTGGCTCAGGGCAAGGAGGCAGTGGTCTCGCGCGGCGAACTGGTCGAGATCGGCGGCGCCTTCCGCGTGCCTGACGTGATGCGTCGGGCGCAGGTCAAGCTGGTCGAGATCGGCACCACCAACCGCACCCACGACAAGGACTACGCCGAAGCGATTGGCCCGAAGACCGCACTGCTGATGAAGGTGCATACCAGCAATTACGCGGTGGTTGGTTTTACCAAAGCGGTTGAGGAAAAGGCGATTGCCGGGATCGCGCACGCCGCCGGCCTGCCTTTTGTCGTCGATCTCGGCAGCGGCACGCTGTGCGACTTCGCCGCCCGTGGCCTGCCGGCCGAGCCGACGCCGCAGCAGGCGCTGGCAGCGGGGGCGGACATCGTCACCTTCTCCGGCGACAAGCTGCTCGGCGGGCCGCAGGCCGGGCTGATCGTCGGACGCAAGGACTTGATCGCGAAGATCAAGAAAAACCCGTTGAAGCGCGCCCTGCGCGTTGGCAAGACCACGCTGGCGGCGCTGGAAGCGACGCTGCGCCTGTACCGCGACCCGGACCGGCTGGCTGAACGCCTGCCGACGCTGCGCCTGCTGACCCGCCCGGCCGAGGAGATCGCGGCGCTCGGCGGCCGCCTGCAGCCGGCGGTGCAAGCGGCGCTGGGTGCTCTGGCGACGGTCAGTGTGGAAGCCTGCAGCAGCCAGATCGGCAGCGGTGCGCTGCCGGTCGAACGCCTGCCGTCGGCGGCGCTGGTCATCCGCCCAAGCGCGAAAAAACCGGGAAAAACGCTGTTGACCGTGGAAGCCGCGTTCCGCCGCCTGCCGCAGCCGGTGATCGGCTATATCCGCGACGATGCGTATCATCTCGACCTGCGCTGTCTGGACCACTGCGACGAAGCCCGCTTCGTCGCCCAGCTCGCCGATTTGCAGTTTTAA
- the fdhE gene encoding formate dehydrogenase accessory protein FdhE, with translation MQAQPINFQAPSEEAASILLPVTSTLFADRAARFASLAEGSSLGDWLAFLGQLSRAQQNALPLASTVVLPTPEQLALAREHAMPPLDPGIRPAEWRAVLRQLVGELATITPLPPSNVAQALAALQATDDERLEALAEQLLSGEPSVADAAQLPFVAAALQVVYTRLASLLDTASVQKLDYHNVCPCCGSPAVASVVRLGSAINNLRYLHCSLCNSEWNVPRAVCTSCDSDKEVALQELGGSNDPKVQAVRGETCDSCKSYLKIVYQEKDPLVDPVADDLATLALDVLLDEAGYQRAGPNLLLIGAHQG, from the coding sequence ATGCAAGCTCAACCCATCAATTTCCAGGCGCCGAGCGAAGAGGCCGCGTCCATCCTGTTGCCGGTGACCAGCACTTTGTTTGCCGACCGGGCCGCACGTTTTGCCAGTCTGGCCGAAGGCAGCAGCCTCGGTGACTGGCTGGCTTTTCTCGGGCAGTTGAGCCGGGCGCAGCAAAATGCGCTGCCGCTGGCGTCGACCGTGGTTTTGCCGACACCCGAGCAATTGGCCCTGGCCCGCGAACATGCGATGCCGCCGCTCGATCCTGGTATCCGCCCGGCCGAATGGCGGGCCGTGCTGCGCCAGCTGGTCGGCGAACTGGCCACGATCACGCCTCTGCCGCCCAGCAATGTGGCGCAGGCGCTGGCTGCCTTGCAAGCCACCGATGACGAGCGTCTGGAGGCGCTCGCCGAGCAATTGCTGAGCGGCGAGCCGAGCGTCGCCGATGCGGCCCAGCTGCCCTTCGTCGCTGCTGCCTTGCAGGTGGTATACACCCGGCTGGCCAGCCTGCTCGATACCGCCTCGGTACAGAAACTCGACTACCACAACGTCTGCCCCTGCTGCGGCAGTCCGGCGGTCGCCAGCGTGGTGCGCCTCGGCAGCGCGATCAACAACCTGCGCTATCTGCATTGCAGTCTGTGCAACAGCGAATGGAATGTGCCGCGCGCGGTATGCACCAGTTGCGACAGCGACAAGGAGGTCGCATTGCAGGAGCTGGGCGGCAGCAATGACCCGAAAGTCCAGGCGGTGCGCGGCGAAACCTGCGATAGCTGCAAGAGCTACCTGAAAATCGTCTATCAGGAAAAAGACCCGCTGGTCGATCCGGTGGCCGATGATCTGGCGACGCTGGCGCTCGACGTGCTGCTCGACGAGGCCGGCTATCAGCGGGCTGGTCCCAACCTGTTGTTGATTGGCGCCCACCAGGGCTGA
- a CDS encoding formate dehydrogenase subunit gamma, with protein sequence MIRDPKDLKRYEPKERANHWVVGISFILLALSGLAFFHPAFFPLTQLFGGPTWARIIHPYLGVLMAVSFLGLYIRFKHLNKMTPADKEWLAKAKNMVDGNDHDMPEQGKYNGGQKVMFWALAVCMLLMTVSGLFIWRAWFGFDITLVRLGAVVHAAAGAVMIALIMVHVYAAIWVKGTIRAMWYGTVTRAWAKQHHRGWYRQMTGK encoded by the coding sequence ATGATCCGCGATCCGAAAGACCTCAAGCGTTACGAGCCCAAGGAACGGGCCAACCACTGGGTCGTGGGCATCAGCTTCATTCTGCTCGCGCTCTCCGGTCTGGCCTTCTTCCATCCGGCCTTCTTCCCGCTGACCCAGCTGTTCGGCGGCCCGACCTGGGCCCGCATCATCCACCCCTACCTCGGGGTGCTGATGGCGGTCTCCTTCCTCGGGCTGTACATCCGCTTCAAGCATCTGAACAAGATGACCCCGGCGGACAAGGAATGGCTGGCCAAGGCGAAGAACATGGTCGATGGCAACGACCACGACATGCCGGAACAGGGCAAGTACAACGGCGGCCAGAAAGTCATGTTCTGGGCGCTCGCCGTGTGCATGCTGCTGATGACGGTCTCCGGCCTGTTCATCTGGCGCGCCTGGTTCGGCTTCGACATCACCCTGGTTCGCCTCGGTGCCGTCGTCCATGCTGCGGCCGGTGCGGTGATGATTGCCCTGATCATGGTGCACGTCTATGCCGCGATCTGGGTCAAGGGCACCATCCGCGCCATGTGGTACGGCACGGTGACCCGTGCCTGGGCCAAGCAGCACCATCGTGGCTGGTATCGCCAGATGACTGGCAAGTAA
- the fdxH gene encoding formate dehydrogenase subunit beta, translating into MALQSLDIKQRSATTTPSTQVRQTVEIAKLIDVSACIGCKACQVACSEWNDIRDEVGNCHGVYDNPMDLSAKSWTVMRYTEVEQNNKLEWLIRKDGCMHCSDPGCLKACPAPGAIIQYSNGIVDFHQENCIGCGYCVTGCPFNVPRISKEDSKAYKCSLCSDRVAVNQAPACAKACPTGAIQFGSKEDMKDYAAKRVDDLKERGYEQAGLYDPQGVGGTHVMYVLHHADKPDLYAGLPANPSISPLVSLWKGFTKPLATLALAGVALGSLFHYVTKGPNEVSKEIENEIEAEDKEEAK; encoded by the coding sequence ATGGCACTGCAATCGCTAGACATCAAACAGCGCTCCGCGACCACCACGCCGTCCACGCAAGTGCGGCAGACGGTCGAGATCGCCAAGCTCATCGACGTATCCGCCTGTATCGGCTGCAAGGCCTGTCAGGTGGCGTGTTCGGAGTGGAACGACATCCGCGACGAAGTCGGCAACTGCCACGGGGTGTACGACAATCCGATGGACCTGTCGGCCAAGTCGTGGACGGTCATGCGCTACACCGAGGTCGAACAGAACAACAAGCTGGAATGGCTGATCCGCAAGGATGGCTGCATGCACTGTTCCGACCCCGGTTGCCTCAAGGCCTGTCCGGCCCCCGGCGCGATCATCCAGTACAGTAACGGCATCGTCGATTTTCATCAGGAAAACTGCATCGGCTGTGGCTACTGCGTTACCGGCTGTCCGTTCAACGTCCCGCGCATCTCCAAGGAAGACAGCAAGGCCTACAAGTGCTCGCTGTGTTCCGACCGTGTGGCCGTCAACCAGGCTCCGGCCTGTGCCAAGGCTTGCCCGACCGGGGCGATCCAGTTCGGTTCCAAGGAGGACATGAAGGACTACGCCGCCAAGCGTGTCGATGACCTCAAGGAGCGTGGCTACGAGCAGGCGGGGCTGTACGACCCGCAAGGCGTTGGCGGCACGCACGTGATGTACGTGCTGCACCACGCCGACAAGCCGGATCTGTATGCCGGCCTGCCGGCCAATCCGTCGATCAGCCCGCTGGTCTCGCTGTGGAAGGGCTTCACCAAGCCGCTCGCTACCCTGGCCCTGGCCGGTGTCGCGCTCGGCAGCCTGTTCCACTACGTGACCAAGGGTCCGAACGAGGTCTCGAAGGAGATCGAGAACGAGATCGAGGCGGAAGACAAGGAGGAAGCAAAATGA